In Bosea sp. PAMC 26642, the DNA window CATCATCGTCGGGTAGCGCCGCCAGAAGCGCGAGCGAGCCGGCGCCGACGCCCAGCGGATGCTGGTCGCCGCTCTGGAGGGCATGGGTCCGAACCGGATAGGTCCCCTCCTCCCGATGCAGGCAGACCGTATAGGTTTCGCGCCGCACCGACAGGAAGCTTGTATCGCGGGTCACCTCCGACAGGCGCCGCAGGCTCTCCATGGCGAGTTCGAGCAGCCCGTGCCGGCGCGCCGCGAGTACGCCGAGCACGAAGGCCTCCTCGCCAAGGCAGTACTGCCGCGTTTCAGGCTCCTGCTCGACGAGACCGGCCCGCATCAGCGCCAGCAGCAGTCGCCGCGCCGTCGGCTTGTTGAGCCCGCTCTGCAGGACGATCGCGCTCAAAGGCAGGCCACCCGTCGGCTCGCGCCCGATCAATGCCAGCAGCTGCAAGGCGCGATCGACGCTCTGCGAGCCCGACAGCTCGGCGCGCGCTTCCGGGAGTTGCTCCACCTTGGTATCCTCGACAGGTCCATGATCTGGACCCTATTCTTAGGAAGGAAGCGTAGTGGCACCCTTTGCGGATTGCAATGCGGTTTGCCTCGTGTAATCTGCCGCCCGTCCGGACGTGATGCCAATCACAGTGTGGACCGCGTCGAAAGCTGATCAACAAGCATAAGATCGGCGCGAATGGGAGGATCAGGACCATGTCGTTACAGGCGACCCGCCTTGCGGGTGCGAATCCGACTGCGCCGCCCGCCGCAATCGCGGCCTGTGCGGCCAGCCGGATCTAGGCCGGCGCCATGGTCGACGTTGCCGACAGCATCGCCTTGCCGCAGGGCGCGATCGGTGCGGAGGATGTCCGTCCGGGCTCCGCCATCATGCGCCCCGTCGAGATCGTCGCGGCAGCTCTCGTTGCGCTGATCATCTGCGTCCTGCTGCTGGGCGTGACCTCGCGCTACGTCTTCTCGCTGCCGGTGATCTGGATCGACGAGGTCGCCTCGATCTCATTCCTCTGGCTCGCCATGCTCGGCTCGGCCATCGCGATCGACCGCAACGAGCATCTGCGGCTCAGCCTCTTCGTCGGCATGATGCCCAGGCGCCTGAGCGAATTCGTCCAGACGCTGGCGCTGCTCGTGGTCGCGACCTTCCTGCTGGCGATGATCTATCCCGCGATCGACTATGCGATCGAGGAGAGCTTCGTCACCTCGGCGGCGCTCAACATCCCCAACAGCTGGCGCGTCTCGGCGCTGAGCGTCGGCATCATCCTGATGTCGCTGCTGGCGCTGCGCCATGCGGTCAGGACCTCGCGCCTGACGGACCTGCTGCTCGCCGCCGCGATCATCGCGGTTGCGGCGGGGGCCTTCTGGCTGCTGATGCCGGCGCTGAAGGGGCTCGGCTACTTCAACATCCTGATCTTCCTCGTCGGCGTGGTGACCTTGTGCCTCGTCGCCGGCGTGCCGATCGCCTTCTGCTTCGGGATGGGGACGCTCTGCTTCCTCGCCTTCTCGACCAGCGTGCCGATGATCGTGATGGTCGGCCGCATGGACGAGGGCATGTCGAGCATCATCCTGCTCTCGGTGCCGATCTTCGTCATGCTCGGCTGCATCCTCGACGCCACCGGCATGGGCAAGGCGATCGTCGATTTCCTCGCCTCGATGCTCGGCCATGTCCGCGCCGGCATGTCCTATGTCCTCCTCGGATCGCTCTTCCTCGTCTCCGGCATCTCGGGCTCGAAAGTCTCCGACATGGCGACCGTGGCCCCGGCCCTCTTCCCGGAGATGAAGCGGCGCGGCTACCAGCCCAAGGAACTGATCGCGCTGCTCTCGACGGGCGCGGCGATGGCCGACACCGTGCCGCCCTCGATCGTACTGATCGTGCTCGGCTCGGTCGCCGGCGTCTCGATCGCGGGCCTGTTCAATGCGGGCTTCGCCATCGCCATGGTGCTGCTGCTGGCGCTGGCGGTGCTGGCGCGCTGGAAAGCGCGCAAGGAGGACATGAAGGGCGTGCGCCGCGCCCCGGCCGCCTTCATCGGCAAGACCGCGCTGATCGCCGGCCCGGCGCTGATCCTGCCCTTCATCATCCGCAGCGCGGTCGGCGGCGGCATCGCAACCGCGACCGAAGTCTCCACCATCGCCGTGCTCTACGCGCTGATCGTCGGCATCGTGCTTTATGGCGGCATCGGCTGGAAGAAGTTCTACGCCATGCTGGTCGAGACGGCCGCGCTCTCGGGCGCGATCCTGATGATCCTTGGCACCGCGCTCGCCATGGCCTGGGCGCTGACGCAGACCGGCTTTGCCCGCGATCTCGCCAATGTCATGGTCGGCCTGCCCGGCGGCTGGCTCACCTTCATGGCCGTTACCATCGTCGTTTTCATGATCCTCGGCTGCGTTCTGGAGGGCCTGCCGGCGATCGTGCTGATGGCGCCGCTGATGTTCCCGATCGCCAAGAATCTCGGCATCAACGACGTGCACTATTCGATGGTGGTGGTCACCGCGATGAACATCGGCCTGATGACGCCGCCGATCGGCATCGGCTTCTACATCGCCTGCAAGATCGGCAACGTCTCGCCCGACGACGCGATGGGCGCGATCTGGCCCTATCTGATCGCCCTGCTCGCCGGCCTTGTCATCATTGCGGTGATCCCCGGCCTATCGACATGGGTGCTTTAGGGATGGCAGCAGCTTTTCACACCCCCGTATCCGTCATTCCGGGCGCAGCGAAGCGGAGACCCGGAATCCATCGCAAGGCACCGTCTTGCCTTATGATGGATTCCGGATCGGCGCCGCTTTGCGGCTTGTCCGGAATGACGGCGAGGGTGACGGAATGACGTTCAGCTGAAAACGTTTCGACGCGACCAAAAACAAACGACCCAGGGAGAAATGACCATGACCATCTCACGCCGCACCCTGCTGCAGGGGACCGCCGCCGCTGGCGCCATCGGCACATTCAGCATCGGCCGCTCGCAGGCCCAGACCGCCGAATTCACCTATAAATACGCCAACAACCTGCCTGTCGCGCACCCGATGAACATCCGCGCAAACGAGGCGATGGAGAAGATCAAGGACGAGACCAAGGGCCGCGTCGTCATCCAGGTCTTCCCGAACAACCAGCTCGGCTCCGACACCGACATGCTGAGCCAGGTCCGCTCCGGCGGCGTCGAGTTCTTCACGCTGTCGCCGCTGATCCTTTCGACGCTCGTCCCCAACGCCTCGGTCAGCGGCATCGGCTTTGCCTTCCCGAACTACGACGCCGTCTGGAAAGCCATGGACGGCGAACTCGGCGCCTATGTCCGCGGCCAGATCGCCAAGGCCAACCTCGTCGTCATGGACAAGATCTGGGACAACGGCTTCCGCCAGACCACGAGTTCGAAGGGACCGATCGCCACCCCCGACGATCTCAAGGGCATGAAGATCCGCGTGCCGGTCTCGCCGCTCTGGACCTCGATGTACACTGCCTTCCAGTCGGCCCCCGCCAGCATCAATTTTGCGGAGGTCTACACCGCCCTGCAGACCAAGATCGTCGACGGGCAGGAAAACCCGATGGCCATCATCTCGACGGCAAAACTGTTCGAGGTGCAGAAATACCTCTCGGGCACGAACCACATGTGGGACGGCTTCTGGTTCCTCGGCAACAAGCGCGCCTGGGAGCGCCTTCCGGAGGATCTGCGCGCGATCGTCGCAAAGAACCTCAACGCCGCCGCGATGCTGGAGCGTGCCGACGTGGCCAAGCTCAACGCCAACCTCAAGGACGACCTCGTCGCCAAAGGCATGGTCTACAACGAGGCGCCCGCCGCCCCCTTCCGCGAGGCGCTGCGCAAGGCCGGCTTCTATGCCGACTGGAAGAAGAAATACGGCGACGAGGCCTGGGCGATCCTGGAGAAGGCAGTCGGCAGCACACTGAGCTGAGGCTCATCGATTCCAACACGCGCCGTCATTCCGGGCGCAGCGAAGCGAAGACCCGAAATCCATCGTAGGGCACGGCGCTTGACGATGGATTCCGGATCGGCGCGGCTTCGCCGCTTGTCCGGAATGACACTGGAAATTGGACGGAGCAAAAACCACCATGGCCGACCGCCTGAAGGGCAAGATCGCCATCGTCTTCGGTGCCGGTTCCTCCGGCGCCGGCTGGGGCAACGGCAAGGCCGCCGCCGTCGCTTTCGCCCGCGAGGGCGCCCGCATCGCCTGCATCGACATCAGCCAGGCGGCCGCCGATGAGACCGCCGGGATCATCGAGGGCGAGGGAGGCATCGCCATCGCGCTGGCCGCCGACGTCACGCAGCAGGCCTCGATCGACGCCGTCGTCTCTGCGACGATGACGCGCTTCGGCCGGATCAACATCCTGCACAACAATGTCGGCGTCACCCATATGGGCGGGCCGGTCGAGCTCTCCGAGGAGCAGTTCAAGGCGGCGATCGACCTCAATCTCGGCCCGGTCTACCGCTGCTCGAAAGCGGTGATCCCGCATATGCTGGCCGGCGGCGGCGGCGCCATCGTCAACATCTCGTCGATCGCCGCGATCCGCTGGGTCGGCTACCCCTATTTCGCCTATTACGCGACGAAAGCCGCCGTGAACCAGGCGACGGTCGCGCTCGCCATGCAATATGCAAGGCAGGGCATCAGGGCGAACTGCATCATGCCGGGCCTGATCGACACCCCGATGATCTACAAACAGATTTCGGGGCAATACGCCTCGACTGAGGAGATGGTCGCGGCCCGCGATGCCCTCGTGCCCATGGGCAAGATGGGCACGGCCTGGGACATCGCCCACGCAGCGGTCTTCCTGGCCTCCGACGAGGCGAAGTTCATCACCGGGGTCTGCCTGCCGGTCGATGGCGGGCAGACCTGTTCGGTCGGGGTCTAACACTCCGACCAGCCGCTCCGGCCCTGCCTACCGCCGGCAAACCTCAGCCTCGGCGTCCTGCCGACAGCGGCAATATCCGCTTCCACCGTGCCGACGACCGGCACCTCGAAGAGTTCTCGCGCCGCTGCCATAGGCCTCGCGAATCCCGGCGAACTGATCTTGAATGGCGCGCACCGACCTGGAGCCTGCCGACATGACAGCCGAAATCGCCATTGCAACGATCGTCCCGTCGGGCAACCGGACGGTCGAGCGGGTGACGCAGGCGATCTGCGCCGACCTTGCCGGCGTCGTTCCGCTGTTCACACGCATCCCGGTCTTCGGCGACACCAGCCCCGACAAGGCGGCGGCGGGCCCCTATGACTGGCCGGTCATGCTGCAGGCCGCGCAACTGCTGAGCCATGCCCAGCCCGGCGCGATCTGCTGGAACGGCTCCAAGGGCGGCGATCATGGCTTCGACATTGACGATCGCCTTTGCGCCGACATCGCCACTGAGACCGGCATTCCCGCCGTGACCGCCGCGCTGGCGACGCTGGACCTGCTGCGCCGGCTCTCCGTCACTCGGATCGCGCTGGTGACGCCCTATACCCAGGACGGACAGGCCAGGAGCATCGCGAGCTTCGCCGCAAAGGGCTTTGAACTCGCCGGCGAGCGCCATGCCGGCTTGAGCGACAACTTCTCCTATGGCGCGGTGGCCCCCGACGAGATCGCCGGAATGGCGCGCGCCGCCGCGAGCGACGGCGCTCCCCAGGCGGTCGTCATCTTCTGCACGAACTTCAACGGCGCCCCGGCCATCGCGCAGATCGAGGCCGAAACCGGCCTCCCCGTCATCGATTCGACCGCAGCCGGCGTCTGGGCAGCTCTGAAGGCGGCGGGCATCGACGCCGGCGCGGTCAGGGGATGGGGTCGTATGTTTGACCTCTGACGTCATCGACAAGGCCAGCCTTACCGGCCAATGATGGCGGGAAGCCGCTTTATGCCGGCAGCAGCCGGAACGCGATCCCATGGCATACACGAACGAACTCGAGCCGCTTCTCGACCGGGAACAGACGCTTCGACAGGCGATCGCGCTCAGGATCGCGGAGGAGTCGGGCGAGGAAGCCGCCGCCCCGGCGGAAATCCATATCAAAGCTGCGCAGGAGGCGATCGAAGCCTGGATCGAAGAATCCGAATGGGACCAGGACACGCGGGCTTTCCGACCTCAGACGCCCCTGCAGACCCTGCTCGCTGAGCATCACGCCATCTGCGAAAGAATCCTCGACCTCCGCGACCGGCGGCTCTCGTGACCGCGCGAGCGCAGGTGAACCCGGATTATCAAGAGCATCGGATGGGAGATTGAAGCGGCGACAGTGCCTCCGGCAACAACTGCGGGCCGGATCACGGTACAGCCCAGTTGTGGCGCTCCATAGCGGAATCGAACCGCTCTTTCCGGCGTGAGAGGCCAGCGTCCTAACCGATAGACGAATGGAGCATAACTCGCAGCGCAGGTAGTCCGCGCTGGTCGAGGGCGTTTCTTTAGTCGCAGCCGCTCGGCTCCGCAACCGCTTTTTCGCACCGGCCGGCAAGAGGCGGGGATGATCGCGATCCCCGCCCCTGCGAGACGCTGCGCGATCAGGCCGCCGTCGCTCCCGAGCCGGTGAGCGCAGGATAATCAGTGTAGCCCTTGGCGTCGCCGCCATAGAAGGTCTCGACGACAGGCGTGTTCAACGGCGCGTTTTGCTCCAGCCGCTCGACGAGATCGGGATTGGCGATGAACAGGCGTCCGAAAGCGACGGCGTCGGCGGCGCCGGATTCCACGGCCTCGATCGCAAGCTCGCGCGTAAAGCCGTTATTAGCAATATAGACGCCTTTGAAGGCCTTGCGCAGCGGCGCATAGTCGAAGGTCAGATAGTCGCGCGCCTCGCGTGTCGCGCCCTCGACGACATGGATGAAGGCGATGCCCGTCTCGTTGAGCCGCTCGACGAGATGCAGGAACAGCGCCTGCGGATTGCTGTCGCGCGCATCGTTGGCCGGGCTCACGGGCGAGATGCGGATGCCGACGCGGCCCTTGCCGAACACCTTGGCCACCGCT includes these proteins:
- a CDS encoding IclR family transcriptional regulator; this encodes MEQLPEARAELSGSQSVDRALQLLALIGREPTGGLPLSAIVLQSGLNKPTARRLLLALMRAGLVEQEPETRQYCLGEEAFVLGVLAARRHGLLELAMESLRRLSEVTRDTSFLSVRRETYTVCLHREEGTYPVRTHALQSGDQHPLGVGAGSLALLAALPDDDVDRVMTANEPTLLARYPGFPPPQLKADIALTRAQGFSLNPGRLVASSWGIGAAFRYPDGHVAGAFSLAAIDSRMLPDRQSELAAHLAKEVARMERLLAQMFGSKRVPGERSLPPLRANAETRSA
- a CDS encoding TRAP transporter large permease — encoded protein: MVDVADSIALPQGAIGAEDVRPGSAIMRPVEIVAAALVALIICVLLLGVTSRYVFSLPVIWIDEVASISFLWLAMLGSAIAIDRNEHLRLSLFVGMMPRRLSEFVQTLALLVVATFLLAMIYPAIDYAIEESFVTSAALNIPNSWRVSALSVGIILMSLLALRHAVRTSRLTDLLLAAAIIAVAAGAFWLLMPALKGLGYFNILIFLVGVVTLCLVAGVPIAFCFGMGTLCFLAFSTSVPMIVMVGRMDEGMSSIILLSVPIFVMLGCILDATGMGKAIVDFLASMLGHVRAGMSYVLLGSLFLVSGISGSKVSDMATVAPALFPEMKRRGYQPKELIALLSTGAAMADTVPPSIVLIVLGSVAGVSIAGLFNAGFAIAMVLLLALAVLARWKARKEDMKGVRRAPAAFIGKTALIAGPALILPFIIRSAVGGGIATATEVSTIAVLYALIVGIVLYGGIGWKKFYAMLVETAALSGAILMILGTALAMAWALTQTGFARDLANVMVGLPGGWLTFMAVTIVVFMILGCVLEGLPAIVLMAPLMFPIAKNLGINDVHYSMVVVTAMNIGLMTPPIGIGFYIACKIGNVSPDDAMGAIWPYLIALLAGLVIIAVIPGLSTWVL
- a CDS encoding TRAP transporter substrate-binding protein, with the translated sequence MTISRRTLLQGTAAAGAIGTFSIGRSQAQTAEFTYKYANNLPVAHPMNIRANEAMEKIKDETKGRVVIQVFPNNQLGSDTDMLSQVRSGGVEFFTLSPLILSTLVPNASVSGIGFAFPNYDAVWKAMDGELGAYVRGQIAKANLVVMDKIWDNGFRQTTSSKGPIATPDDLKGMKIRVPVSPLWTSMYTAFQSAPASINFAEVYTALQTKIVDGQENPMAIISTAKLFEVQKYLSGTNHMWDGFWFLGNKRAWERLPEDLRAIVAKNLNAAAMLERADVAKLNANLKDDLVAKGMVYNEAPAAPFREALRKAGFYADWKKKYGDEAWAILEKAVGSTLS
- a CDS encoding SDR family NAD(P)-dependent oxidoreductase, which encodes MADRLKGKIAIVFGAGSSGAGWGNGKAAAVAFAREGARIACIDISQAAADETAGIIEGEGGIAIALAADVTQQASIDAVVSATMTRFGRINILHNNVGVTHMGGPVELSEEQFKAAIDLNLGPVYRCSKAVIPHMLAGGGGAIVNISSIAAIRWVGYPYFAYYATKAAVNQATVALAMQYARQGIRANCIMPGLIDTPMIYKQISGQYASTEEMVAARDALVPMGKMGTAWDIAHAAVFLASDEAKFITGVCLPVDGGQTCSVGV
- a CDS encoding maleate cis-trans isomerase family protein — protein: MTAEIAIATIVPSGNRTVERVTQAICADLAGVVPLFTRIPVFGDTSPDKAAAGPYDWPVMLQAAQLLSHAQPGAICWNGSKGGDHGFDIDDRLCADIATETGIPAVTAALATLDLLRRLSVTRIALVTPYTQDGQARSIASFAAKGFELAGERHAGLSDNFSYGAVAPDEIAGMARAAASDGAPQAVVIFCTNFNGAPAIAQIEAETGLPVIDSTAAGVWAALKAAGIDAGAVRGWGRMFDL